The following are encoded in a window of Methanobrevibacter ruminantium M1 genomic DNA:
- a CDS encoding Zn-ribbon domain-containing OB-fold protein, whose translation MSDTVRTWRHIQQRYNLIGSKCTTCGQVFFPQRVICPECRRKGNIEDIQFSGKGKIHTYSVIRTPTSDFKKIAPYAVAIIELEEGAKVTAQIVDADVDDIQIGDPVEMVFRKIREDGPDGVISYGFKFKIVK comes from the coding sequence ATGTCTGATACTGTAAGAACATGGCGTCATATCCAACAAAGATACAATCTTATTGGATCTAAATGTACTACCTGCGGTCAAGTTTTCTTCCCGCAAAGAGTTATCTGTCCTGAATGCAGAAGAAAAGGAAATATAGAAGATATACAATTTTCCGGAAAAGGAAAAATTCACACCTATTCCGTGATTAGAACACCTACTTCTGACTTTAAAAAGATAGCTCCTTATGCTGTAGCTATCATTGAGCTTGAAGAGGGCGCAAAGGTCACTGCACAGATTGTTGACGCTGATGTTGATGATATTCAAATTGGCGACCCTGTAGAGATGGTCTTTAGAAAGATTCGTGAAGATGGCCCTGATGGCGTTATCTCATATGGATTCAAGTTTAAAATCGTAAAATAA